The DNA window actgatcctgagaggattaagatggcaaaaatatcaattgggctggtgattgcacaatattttcgaagctaaattatgaaacgtattactatatatattacagaatgataaggtataaatacagaaaagctacataccgttggagtgaagctgaagtccttctctcttctagacaatggaatcagtagaaatgaagttttgccacgacatgagaagccaggaaagtgaagcagaacatgaacaggaacattattcagccttggctgactaggtctgtattccggacattacattcatgatttaatttgactgcagggggcttgaataattttaacttgcttgcgggttccctatgtacagtatgtattacctttcctgaccttcggaggtcctccctcctgtttcggagcatttttaaggcttttttcagaatttcctgctctttgctgacgaggctgcagggcaactctgctgtgaccttgaaattacatgaaatattctgttaaaacactttatttggtgaTTGAAAATTTAAGCCCTCATTGGGCTTTATgtggtaaaaaagtaaaatagagaaattaaactatttgattagaaatattgattttaaacaattttatgaggtacagactttgcttatgacagggttccagtcaatttccgctcccttgcaggcagtggtccacatttgtgatgcacccagggatgatcttacaacagcctggtggagatgtgtagaaaaaagaaagatatcagttttgcaccaaaaacgttagaatagagaggagtgcaggtagacatagaatgagcagaatgaatggtagcagtatttctgatgtgataaccacttattctgctgattctacttccacctgcactgtctgtgttctaacagctctgtccactttagtttctatttccaggactgtgtgatacttacactgaatctcttttgttcaggtgttgccgctgacttccctgcttattttttaggaagtcttctgcttccactccagactgattgagggaaagatcatgaaactaaatatgatatattcagTAAGCATGAActgacagcagtatgtctgtgaaaccacaaaaaacacagagcttgctatcaaacagacagtttacttgcctttagttttaaaatggaaattagggatttcctcagtctgaggtttttggggaacaaaaggtaaacatcttgttccccaatgtccacaaaatcatcccctgtcacaccttgttcttcatggtaaaacacagagaaaatagattaatccacataactgtaactataaaacccaaaatattatggccacacagaggttgaaaaaataacaatgattatgaataaattaataataaaacaccataatataattaaggcacgcagagtgagcacatagcaggcatagcaacagtaagtaaggcggacaaaggggcaactgagaagactgcatcagcaaatttagcatatttaccaaaaacacaacactgataggagttatcaatctagcattaccatatacagtacagtactgtgcaaaagtcttaggcagtccaaagaaatgtttaaagctgtttatctgggtagcaagtgcactttggcttagaacaaaaaatacaatttaatattagaatgtgtgcaaattaagagtaacacaataaaaactagtaataatttcttctgttttctaaaaagttactgatatctagttggatggctagatgaacaccgcttcagttcccaaacttctcctcaggggcacctcagtcgttccatgattttgttaaatttccccaacagctcaattaaataattagatatattggtttaaaaagtcagtgagagattgactagctgtatgaggtctgctagtggccaagtcaaaaaatacatggctgcactggacggtcgctgcaaatactaggatgattttagcagaggttctgaaatggcgaagctgacacactttgacaggcatcatatcatagttttacaccaacaggaggataatctaaacatcattttctttgcctgcctaagacttttgcacagtactgtatatatataattaggccctcaatcatggccttacaatggctgaggctggtcggccgaatgatgggagaacaaccatgtcctcaaccattcaaacatttcatagagccagcaggtatgtaatccaacaatgtgccctgtactgtaatattgtcctcttattgcaatgcttcatattacagtattccatttgcattttatattacacagtgagttttactttatacagttacatattggatgtatactgtagcacacatgtcgcgtcactcaaggtcacacacacagattaacttccccccaaaccacaggcaatatgccaggacaagcagtgtagtacaatcttttattaaacatgcaaaagcaaacccactacttaacacacagtgggggaaacagaatatctaacaccacgaaggggggggggggggggggcatgccctacatacatacctttcccactgaatacacccccatagaattagcatttcaatctcccaaattcctgtgaaaatgttactgcgattgagcatgtacatgagcgattgactacacaccaatacaatcaaaatccaaaacacacatggtaaatgtgcttttctacttttatgagaactgaaagcgctttacaattcatgcctcacattcacccatccacacaccggggacggaggctgccatgcaaggcgccaacctgcacgccgggagcaatttggggttcagtgtcttgctcaaggacactttgaaggggtcacgagaaaccagggctcgaacctgcaactctctggttgctaaacgatagcactacctcctgcgccaccatcttccccaaatgtaaggagaaggaggttcctcggagctccgagatgtgtttggctataataaatctcaaatatagctatatgacatagtttttgataacaccagcagcaacattttttaggtttgtcgagctccgtcaaaacagttgaattagaacgagcccattatgtaactggaacccctcccacatgtaaacacagtgaggcgctacagcgttggtttgttgtctgaggctatgatactgaccacaaacacattctcaaatttcactgcaccaatcacagcatatgcaggcagaaaaatgatagcaaaaaacattcagcattagactctaaaaccgtctgtaatgtctgtgtttatccagtggaccataaactaaaataagtttttctatttcagattctttcagatgttttaaaataataaataaaaaaatcataataattaaaccatgcattactgactatcagacaacttcaacaagttaccaaatggatgcaaaatcaaagatattcatttgcgcctggcactaaccatgtattccttcacagtactaagccatagaaaggtccccaatgaaacccctgcattcctgcatcgtagatactctaatctcagcatttaaaaGATTctatttgtttctactgtgcaaaattatttgtaacacaaatgtctaaactggcatgagagacagattcagctcttgtgaagactggcatgtgaaactggaaaaggcactggggaaattcagtgcacataaagacaggcagtgcaacagattagcactgatgacatggattcagaagatcaatcctgttaatattcaaccttcagatgagctggaaagagcagcagcaagtgaggaaaaatcttctgaagttaagtacttggcacggcaaggcctggcttttcgaggtgttggtaaggagagtgggaatttcaagcagcttctaatgcaaacagcagagggcgatgcagagctgaccatgtggctgaaaggtcactttgatttcaccagtgctgtttaactgtaacgcctgttcctgggttgccctcagtccttgttattggttatgattctcactgtcctgcactgtgtcttgttagctgtgtatttaagtgcctgttctgcttctgttctttgatgcttcattatagctgtatgttgtatgtatttatgtatgtatatagttctctagttgtgtttatcccatcatttagttcattcctggtcatttgcagtttattttggatccatcctgatccttttggttttgatgtgtgtgttgtaataaaccctatttttccagccgtgtcatgcacttccgcaaccagaagagggcagaagatatggcacaaaaataaaggaagaagcctaactttaaaaagaacaaaaaacatcaagactcatccagcatggggtggtgggttaacgaataacacaaacaatcaaagaataagcaaacaaatgagagaaaagatgcagagatgactgagaagcaggggatgactggagaaaagacgacaggaccagaagacaggagggatacagggagagcggagaagacagtataactgaagaatgggagaagaggagagaccacagaggaaggagaacatagatgactggaggggagggaatataggagcaacagagagaaggaggaagggctgcagaggagaagacaggataagaggggaaatgtgagcagagaaggacaaacaccctcactgcccagcaaagtgcacttgtaagtaaaccacaattttagccttgggctcaatatctggacttgtctctgtgtagcaatgcatagaatccctgacactggttatgactgtactgtattagtcctaaacctgccattatagtgtaagaagaaaagattttttttttaataattttcttttaaggtagagcgatgtagcccccggagaagtcccccccccccccccccccaaagccctgtttgttcccttctaggtaccagatgaaactcacaatgcaccccaacgccacctaacttctcttccacatgatgcaccttatttaccctttgaatcctgtctattattgagtaTTTTtcaatccatttgattataagcttattacactgtatgtacattagtcagccacatatgctgtacggctttgttttccggacagtctgggctactcagatgtgtcataattcaatttgtaaatgctgacagtcttgatgtcatccttcttatcaggaaaaactacttgtgcatatagatatttctcaatttttagtttcatctaatataaaaattggcaggcagAACAAATAGAATCTTATTATCTTATTATCTTTCCCAGagcagccctcgtccctgaacctcccgtcctgccttccctgccagccccaggatctctcgtctccccttcccttcgtctccgtgtcctgtgcctgcctgttggactggatctccccggctaccgaatctaccttctgtccccgaccattcttcttgcctggcccattgaaagcctgttacctgctcgatctaataaagatcgctctgttccgcattcctgggtccgcgtttccctgccgagggtgtcctaacaattatgtctccagtaataattttctgctaatagcattaattctcttatttcggtatcggtgtactgcatgtacatgttatcaccatcaaagaaaaaaacgcgttatgacttatcagtcattattattgtttttgtcgtttatttaatcgtgtagcaatactgccacttgtcacattattaattgcgtatttatataatattaaccaatgaccaaTCTCTGTATCTTACTAGCATATTTTGCGCATTTGTCTTTGTATCAGCCGTAGCGGTCTGCAGGGGGAATCGCAGAAGCTGGAGTTTCTTAGAGCGCTGCATGGGTTTGGATAAACCATAGGTATTGGTAATattactggacaaaaatatatcgttattggtgtccaccaaagtttccagcactagctacaagaaatgggattgaatgcatttgctcgtttttatttgtatttattaaaaataaaacgttttttacattatatccgtgctttttaaaggttatatctcaatttttcaaaagtaaacacaaaaaggatgacacttaatgccccctccctgcccccaccctatttagaacgttagcgttccattacgtaaaaaatgcagtactacgtcatgatgcaccgcttataaataatctgtttgataagggagaagcaaacacaaacgattcgtgagtgcatcgtacgtgttgtaagagcaagtgaagctgaaagacattgaCAGTGAAGGTAAGGCCTCCCCTTCAAAATGTATACTTCACTTAGATCAAGTAAAAAAAACGCTGGGAGATGCTAAACTCCCGACCGCAAAACATGCAGACTGGCGGGTGTCAATtgcgctggaatgacattacaaGGTTTTAGTTTTTCTCTGATATCGGCCGGCCAGATACAGTAATTTCTTTGAGAcccctgaatttaaataataattaatttttataacgatggtggcctatataatgtgccgatttacttgtgaagttgttcagctggttggcatggcattgattactgctttttaagaaagtgcatgTAGTCTCAAACTGTAGAAGTCCATTGCTCAGTTGTCAGCATGCTCAGCGTGTCGCCTgtgatgtgtcctgcacagcagcaggctacattgcgtttaatggactaatacttcttcaacccattaaatgattcctttctctctccctgccagtgatggctccctctatcaatctcttcaccttcctcgtcctgtccctggtggggggcagctcttcaTGGGACTTAGCTTCTCCTTGCGGATCCGGCTCCATCCTGACAAGGCCCTACACGGCCTTGTGTGAGCTGGATGCGGTGTggggcttggtggtggtggtggcggcagcggcggcggccctcgcctcgctgatcctgctcctggtggtactgtgtcacctgcggaagatcacagaggctgaggagcgcagcggggtggcgccgctactcctgctgctcgctgccatatttgggctctgtggcctcagcctgggatacatcgctgagcaccaagagagcctctgcttcgcccggcgtgtcctgaggggggtgttgcttgcTGTCTGCAACACCTGCCTAGTGTTCCAGGGTCTGCGACTGCGCCGGTTGGGACAAGGTGCTCATAGCCCCAGCGCAGGTCAACTGATGGGGCTGGCGGTGGCCTTGGCCGTGTTGGATCCGGAGTGGATCCTTCTAGCCACGATGTCCACGTGCCAGCCAGCCTGTGAATACCAGCCGCTGGACTTTGCGCTGGCCACCACTTAtgtgctggtcctgctcctagcagcactggtgggggcggcctgcagtctgtggaggcagcagccacggtggaggtgcaggaccgcgtggctgctcatcacctgcctggcctcagtcctgctgtgggtggcctggatcaccttctgcctgtatggcaacgcggcgcttggcctgtccccaacatgggacaaccgggtacaggcagtggtgctgctggcacAGGCATGGCTGCTCATACTGCTGCACGCTGCTCCTGAGGTCCACGCCACCTTACGGCCCCCATCCCGCATGAGAGAGGCCAGTTTAGAGGAGGGCCTCTCTCACCTGTAGTTTGGAGCAAACCGGGGCTTCGTGTTCAGTGACAACAACTCAGGTATGGTACTTTGTTTTCGCTTCTTTgacctactctgtgactctctgtacttgagagagagcatagccctcgctctttactcacatggagcccctactggaagtctgtggaacagcagcatataaacaaggtctatggacctttccctgtaactcagatctcacttgagcagagcttaggtaccatggctgcatgtgccccccccccccccaacaatcccaataaaaaatgtgaagtatgactactgcactgctgaaggatgtttacatgatcaatatctgtctctctcctgcaggtgtcctccccagcccccaggaaacattacattttaaataaataatatatatatatatcatcatctctggaagtggtgtgtttttttagggttaaaaagttgagaaacattcaatggtcatcatcataccatatatcagtagcccagccactggtcagttccttcactctactgttacagactttcatgaaaacattttttaaatgtgggtgttttacctgtatgatatgcttgccttttgtactttatgaaggacataaaatagaatttattttttaaattaacattatattactcaggggcggcatggtggtgcagtggttagcactgttgcctcacacctctgggacccgggttcgagtctccgcctgggtcacatgtgtgtggagtttgcatgttctccccatgtcgtcgtggggtttcctccaggtactccggtttccccccacagtccaaaaacatgctgaggctaattggaattgctaaattgcccataggtgtgcatgtgtgagtgaatggtgtgtgagtgtgctctgcgatgggctagtcccacatcctgggttgttccctgcctcgtgcccattgcttccgggataggctccggaccccccgcgacccagttggataagcggtttggaagatggatggatggatggatgaatggatggattactcatagaaacacacacatctgaAGGTTCTCAAGTCTAGgtttatatcaaacacattaaagccaaacaaatgcaaaaagtccatgtatcgtttgtccttgggttttccagtccaaaacgaaatcaggaaaactaaacaaccgcagcgttttttggtttttctgtcagaaggggaaaaagcgaaaagcagaaaacaaaaaatcaggcttcaaattttatcctaaaatgtagaaaatattacaaaaatacaccattctaagggtgggtgtttccaagcttatgactgggactgttaatgttgtaagataaagttcacattaggctgtatcttacatctctggtatctgttagacctgaatttactcatagacaagaaacaaaaaaaaggtgattttacggttttcccatttggttttaaaacagaaaaacaacaaatttatttttgtataatgcgttatcccaacaataca is part of the Brienomyrus brachyistius isolate T26 unplaced genomic scaffold, BBRACH_0.4 scaffold33, whole genome shotgun sequence genome and encodes:
- the LOC125721487 gene encoding G-protein coupled receptor family C group 5 member B-like: MAPSINLFTFLVLSLVGGSSSWDLASPCGSGSILTRPYTALCELDAVWGLVVVVAAAAAALASLILLLVVLCHLRKITEAEERSGVAPLLLLLAAIFGLCGLSLGYIAEHQESLCFARRVLRGVLLAVCNTCLVFQGLRLRRLGQGAHSPSAGQLMGLAVALAVLDPEWILLATMSTCQPACEYQPLDFALATTYVLVLLLAALVGAACSLWRQQPRWRCRTAWLLITCLASVLLWVAWITFCLYGNAALGLSPTWDNRVQAVVLLAQAWLLILLHAAPEVHATLRPPSRMREASLEEGLSHL